A DNA window from Actinomadura coerulea contains the following coding sequences:
- a CDS encoding ABC transporter permease: MTALVTGTWWMTHRRLTALLRNPAVVVMTLTQPMIWLFLFGQLFRKVAELPGFGAQSYLDYIVPGVVVMNAVSLNSFAGMATMDEIERGTLDRFLVTPVRRGAIANAGVVEQALSTAFQSIVIIALGGAAGAHYPGGAAGVAVLVAASVLIGVVLAALSNTLALLVRDRNTIIGLNVMLLLPLTFLSSAFMAEGLMPSWMRHVAAGNPVSWALDASRGALADDPDWAAVAAHAGWLLVLTAAAVGLAVHSLRSYQKSR; this comes from the coding sequence ATGACCGCGCTCGTGACCGGGACCTGGTGGATGACGCACCGCCGGCTGACCGCGCTGCTGCGCAACCCGGCCGTCGTCGTCATGACGCTGACGCAGCCGATGATCTGGCTGTTCCTGTTCGGCCAGCTGTTCAGGAAGGTGGCCGAGCTGCCCGGCTTCGGCGCGCAGTCCTACCTCGACTACATCGTGCCCGGCGTGGTGGTCATGAACGCGGTGTCGCTGAACTCCTTCGCCGGGATGGCGACCATGGACGAGATCGAGCGCGGCACCCTCGACCGGTTTCTCGTGACGCCGGTGCGGCGCGGCGCGATCGCTAACGCGGGCGTCGTCGAGCAGGCTCTCAGCACGGCGTTCCAGTCGATCGTGATCATCGCTCTGGGCGGGGCGGCGGGCGCGCACTATCCGGGCGGCGCCGCGGGCGTGGCGGTGCTGGTCGCCGCGTCGGTGCTGATCGGCGTGGTCCTCGCCGCGCTGTCCAACACGCTCGCGCTGCTCGTGCGCGACCGCAACACCATCATCGGCCTGAACGTGATGCTCCTGCTGCCGCTGACGTTCCTGTCGTCGGCGTTCATGGCCGAGGGCCTGATGCCGTCCTGGATGCGGCACGTGGCGGCCGGCAACCCGGTGAGCTGGGCCCTGGACGCGTCGCGCGGCGCGCTCGCCGACGATCCCGACTGGGCCGCCGTCGCGGCGCACGCCGGATGGCTCCTCGTGCTGACCGCGGCCGCGGTCGGGCTCGCGGTCCACTCGCTTCGGAGCTACCAGAAGTCCCGGTGA
- a CDS encoding ABC transporter ATP-binding protein, whose amino-acid sequence MANAIEAEGLVKNYPGDVRALDGLSVTVGPGEILGLLGPNGAGKSTTVKILTTLIRPDAGTAAVAGHDVLRRPDRVRRAIGVVSQRSGADPEASGRDNLVLQGRLHGMGGTRVRGRAAELLARFGLEDAAGRKVKTYSGGMRRRLDVALGLVHRPRVLFLDEPTTGLDPEARASMWAEIARLAGDDALAILLTTHYLEEADRLARRLAIVDRGRVVVEGTPDSLKGELRGDAVHVEWREAPSEPAVREALGRLPGVREVVLDGPRLSARADDGAAAVPAVLAALDQAGVPASAATVARPSLDDVYLRHAGRRFAGAGVPDRAETAAGGAR is encoded by the coding sequence ATGGCGAACGCCATCGAGGCCGAGGGCCTCGTGAAGAACTACCCCGGTGACGTCCGGGCCCTGGACGGCCTGTCGGTCACGGTCGGGCCGGGCGAGATCCTCGGGCTGCTCGGCCCCAACGGGGCGGGCAAGTCCACCACCGTCAAGATCCTTACCACGCTCATCCGGCCGGACGCGGGCACCGCGGCCGTGGCCGGGCACGACGTGCTGCGCAGGCCCGACCGGGTCCGCCGCGCCATCGGCGTGGTGTCGCAGCGGTCCGGCGCCGACCCCGAGGCCAGCGGCCGCGACAACCTCGTCCTGCAGGGCCGCCTCCACGGGATGGGCGGGACCCGGGTGCGCGGCCGCGCGGCCGAGCTGCTCGCCCGGTTCGGGCTGGAGGACGCGGCGGGCAGGAAGGTGAAGACCTACTCCGGCGGGATGCGGCGGCGGCTCGACGTCGCGCTCGGCCTCGTCCACCGGCCGCGCGTGCTGTTCCTCGACGAGCCCACCACCGGCCTCGACCCGGAGGCCCGCGCGTCCATGTGGGCCGAGATCGCGCGGCTGGCGGGCGACGACGCGCTCGCGATCCTGCTGACCACCCACTACCTGGAGGAGGCCGACCGGCTCGCGCGGCGGCTGGCGATCGTCGACCGCGGCCGCGTCGTGGTGGAGGGCACCCCCGACTCGCTCAAGGGCGAGCTGCGCGGGGACGCCGTCCACGTGGAGTGGCGGGAGGCGCCGTCCGAGCCGGCGGTGCGGGAGGCGCTCGGCCGCCTGCCCGGCGTGCGCGAGGTCGTCCTGGACGGGCCGCGCCTGAGCGCCCGCGCCGACGACGGCGCGGCGGCCGTGCCCGCCGTCCTGGCCGCCCTCGACCAGGCGGGCGTCCCCGCGTCGGCGGCGACCGTCGCGCGGCCGTCCTTGGACGATGTGTACCTGCGCCACGCCGGACGGCGGTTCGCCGGGGCCGGCGTCCCCGACCGCGCCGAGACCGCCGCCGGAGGTGCCCGATGA
- a CDS encoding PadR family transcriptional regulator, with translation MAKRRKVGNLLGLAVLSTVTARPMHPYEMASLMRARGKDRDMDIKWGSLYTVVGNLEKHGFLAVEGSVREGARPERTVYRITDAGRDELADWVRELIGVPERERPRFEAGLSVLGALGPDEVAALLRGRLDSMDREIAADQAALDGEKEVPRLFLLEAEYDLAMRRAEAAWVRGLLTEIEDGTLPHLDLWRSFHATGEMPPEIAELAERGAPED, from the coding sequence GTGGCCAAGCGGCGCAAGGTGGGCAACCTGCTGGGGCTCGCCGTGCTGTCGACCGTCACCGCCAGGCCGATGCACCCCTACGAGATGGCGTCGCTGATGCGCGCCCGCGGCAAGGACCGCGACATGGACATCAAGTGGGGCTCGCTCTACACCGTGGTCGGCAACCTGGAGAAGCACGGGTTCCTGGCCGTCGAGGGGAGCGTCAGAGAAGGGGCGCGGCCCGAGCGCACCGTCTACCGCATCACCGACGCGGGACGCGACGAGCTGGCCGACTGGGTCCGGGAGCTGATCGGGGTGCCCGAGCGCGAGCGGCCGCGCTTCGAGGCGGGGCTCTCGGTCCTCGGCGCGCTCGGCCCCGACGAGGTGGCGGCGCTGCTGCGCGGCCGCCTCGACTCCATGGACCGGGAGATCGCCGCGGACCAGGCCGCCCTGGACGGCGAGAAGGAGGTGCCGCGCCTGTTCCTGCTGGAGGCCGAGTACGACCTCGCGATGCGGCGCGCCGAGGCCGCGTGGGTGCGCGGCCTCCTCACCGAGATCGAGGACGGCACGCTGCCGCACCTGGACCTGTGGCGCTCCTTCCACGCGACCGGCGAGATGCCGCCCGAGATCGCCGAGCTGGCGGAGAGGGGAGCCCCGGAGGACTAG